In the Haloarcula salinisoli genome, GTTGCTCGATGTCGGCCTCGACGTGGACCTCCGGCGGGAACGCCTCGGCGGTCACCTCGCGGGCGAACGTCTCGTAGCCGACGATATCGATGGTACGCTCGTAGACGGTGTAGTTCCACGGGTCGAAGCGACCGCCGTCGGGCCCCAGCGTCTTCGACTGGGGGACGCGCAGGTCGCGTGGCTGTTTCGGACGCGGGCCTTTCAGCTCCACGCCCTTGCGCTCGGCGCGAGCTTTGATATCCGCCACGACGTCGTCGAGGCGGTGGCGGTCCCCACTCGTGAGGGTCAGAGTCGTGACGTACGGCATTGGGAGTGAGGAGAGTGGCGACCACCAAAAGCCCAGCCTTTCGCGCCCGGTATCCGACGGCGCCATCCGGAACCGGGACAGCGCGACCCATCCGAGGGCCGCTCTATGCACGGGATACCGCGGAGTAATCGGTGGATACTGGCTGTCCGCGACTGGACGATTTCACCGACAGTCGCTCGATTCTTCCCGCTTGGCGGCTGTTCTCCCCCCGCGCTCGTCTCCGATATTCTCTTAAGTACCCG is a window encoding:
- a CDS encoding uS10/mL48 family ribosomal protein — its product is MPYVTTLTLTSGDRHRLDDVVADIKARAERKGVELKGPRPKQPRDLRVPQSKTLGPDGGRFDPWNYTVYERTIDIVGYETFAREVTAEAFPPEVHVEADIEQQTQPGSG